The genomic interval ccggctgcagcaccctccatgttggctcattcatttgagccgacagcggaggtgaaagccgcgaccgcgatggtcacggcgggcgggttttggcaagagagagacgcggctcgccgcgtctctctctgtgtcaaaacccgcgtgggcagttcacgtgtgaactgacccttaatctACACGACACAAATGTGTTTCATGTAGCATAGTAAAGTATCGACAAACCTAACAAGGGTTGGATGAACATgtttagattatataaatatatttattgtcaTGTACAGGGGATTCAGACGCTCTGGTTTCTTCTTCAAATCAGCCTTTATTTGCAGCAGACAAGTTTAAATGTACAGATTGTGCTGCTCAGCAtatcaaaaacaaacaaaagaaaacaaaaccctACGCCTCTCTGGCGACTTACTACACAGGTTGTTCCCCCATTAACCAGGGGTCAGCCTACCGCTGGCCTCCTAACAAACAACCTTTTCAAGATCAACAAGAGGTGCACATACCCAGCTCTTTAGCAGTGTCctctttggcagagctttctcacagactggttgagtgtgtgtgtttcagtctctctcctctctctccctaaCCAGCACACCcgtgctacttacaaagccctgctgatctgtttccaagcctggagtggattgccctgtaggactggcccgaactttactccagtccggaacctacaagctaaacgcctgtgcatactgcaacagtcttggggaaaaataacggttctcccacactatacccctctccactttactatatgtgtgtatatatatatatatatatatatatatatatatatatatatatatatatatatatataccgtatttttcggactataagacgcactttttttcctcccaatatgggaggaaaatgtgtgtgcgtcttatagtccgaatgcagcgtgtgcagcgtctgtgtcccgtctgtgtgaatcaaaaggagagcagcacagtgcctgcctgctctgcccctccttccctgtctgtgtcgcgtgtttgcaggagcgagatatgagaggcagggaagtaagggcgggccagacaggtgaaggaagcgtggtttcaagcttgccgagaaaaccacgcctccttctcccgtctggcccgcccctccttcactgcctctcagatctggctctggcaatgaagccacacagacagggaaggaggggcgggccaaacgggaggaggaggcatggttttctcggcaagcttgaaaccacgcctccttcacccgtctggcccgcccctacttccctgtctgtgtggcttcattgccagagcaagatgtgagagggagtgaaggagggacgagccagacaggtgaaagaggcatgttttcaagtttgcttagaaaaccacacctccttcacccgtctggcccgcccctttttctcttcttgcatagcttcactgcagggtgtctctttccatccatggatgagatagattagatatagatagatagacagaaagacagacagacagacacagacagacagacacagacagacagacggatagatagatagagatatatgttcaaatcacccccatatccctagaatacatataaaacaaaaacattactgtgaaacacatacacatttggtatccctgtgtccgaaagcccccggttctatttacattggtgaaatattatattaggttattaaatatttcaccaattttttttccttaaaattttttttttcccctattttcctcctctaaaaccttagtgcgtcttatggtccggtgcgtcttatagtccgaaaaatacgaatatatatatatatatatatatatatatatatatatatatatagagagagagagagagagagagagagagagagagagagagagagagagagagagagagagagagagagagagagagagagagagagagagagagagagagagagagagagagccttCTAAGCCAATCCAGACCACCTCTTACGTATGCCTTTGTTCCTAGTAAAAGGGGCTTCTAAAAAGTTATGTAGCATTTATCTAGTGGTATACTTTGCCATCACTACATCTCTCATAGTGCATGGATGTGCTCAGCCTGCCGCTTCATCATGACAAGGGGAACCAGAGCCTTTCTTGGGATCAGTTGTTTTTGGGAGACCCATTGGTCATACCCCCTTATCCTATTAATAGGGAATTACTTCATAACTTGGTATAACCCAGTTCATCACACCTACAACCATACAACCAGTACCCAAATCACACTGACAGAGGAGGAGGCAGGTCCAGACTGCAGACAGGACTGGACAGTCCTTTTCCTCTTTGGCTAGAGGACACGACGTCCATGATTTCAAAAAACAACCTGAAATGTGGACTGGCCAGACCACAGGACACTTTTCATTAGTTTGTCTCATATGAGCTCGGGCCCAGAGAAGCCAGCAACGTTTCTCAGCGTTGTTGATATATTGCTTTCGCTTTGTGTGCTAGGGATTTAACTTGCACTTGTAGATGTAGTGACGAACTGTGTTCACCGACAATGGTTTTCTGAAGTGTTCCAGAGCCCATGTGGTAATATCAGTCACAGaatgatttgcatattttttacccagaatctctagcggagcaggaatgacttgtaagtctccgtacaccaATGTAGGcaaactctccctaatgtgtttgattatcccctgaccatcACAGAATGATGTCGGCTTTTAATGCAGTGCCACCTGAGGGAATCGAAGGTCACCGGCATTCAATGTTGGTTTTCGTACTTGCAGTGATTTGTCCAGGTTCTCTGAATCTTCTGATGATATtatggactgtagatgatggaattCTAAAATTTCTTGCAATTGTACGTTGAGAAACATTGTTTTTAACTGTTGGACTATTTGCTTACACAGTTGTTCACAAAGTGGTGAACTTCGCCCCATTCTTGCTTGTGAACGACTGGGTACAAATGGAGTTTCCCTGAAAGGCTCAATCATGACACTCACCCGTTTCCAATTAACCTGTTCACCTCTGGAATGCTCCGCACATGTGCTTTTTCAGCATTCCTCAACTTTCCCAGTATTTTGTTTCCCCTGTTCAAGCTGCGACACCAATATGTTGCTAGCATCAAATTCAAAACTAGTGAATatttgcgccccccccccccaaaaaaaaaaacaaaaacaaaacacaaaaaaaaaaaaaaaaaaaaaacggtttccccacagacagaagatgcacacaggcgataacctttgcaaacccaatcaagtgaatgggtttttaaagctgaccaccgggtttccgtcccctgtccagtttctctggggcagaagacggaaacccggcaaattgcacaaactggacaacgagtgcgggtgtgaaaggaccctaagacataaaaaaaaaaaaaaaaaacagaaatatttGGCATCACCATAATTCTGCTGATCCGCAGTACGAATTAAAAATGGTATTTTTACCACAGAATGAACAGTGCAAAGTTAATAAAGCAAAAATCAATGACAAAATTGCCCACATGTGGCTATGcctacataaaaataaacaaactaaaaagatgaaaacatgaaaaataggccatggccttaaggggttaatggtcaTTAGTTATCTAGTGACAGATTACAACATTGGACATGAATAATGATAgagtgaacgtagccttagatggttagaggaaatctttaaagaggacctttcatgttctcatcaATGTGCAGTATTGTATAcccctagaaagcagacagtgcactatGTGCCCCAATGTTGGAGAtgggcctgcccttctgacagtggggatagATTGTTGCCAAAACTAACGCCACTGATATCACCAACAACGAGGCACATGCAGTGAATTCATCACACAGTTggctttttagcagtatataataccgcacattgatgaggacataaaGGTCCTCTTAAAAGTTTTTACAGAGTTTTAATTATATTTGAAAGTATGATTAACttctaagggcaagttcacactgagtaaatgctagcttattttgtagaataaaattacacttgtaaattttgctatcccattaacttcaatgatatttttttacaagtgtaaaaaaatgcCTGTAAaaggtcattgaagtcaatgggagtcttatctttacacgtgcattttgcaaaaatacatgcgcgtttactcagtgtgaatgcaccctattgtGCAGACATTTACATTATGCCTAAAGGAAAGGATATACCTTTtaaccattttcatttttctttataaAGATCTTTCATCTTGAATAATGAATGGGACTGTTCCAGAGAAAAATCATGTACTGAAAGCAGGAGCCTATGAGAATCAATTTACATCATTTAAACTCTCTTTAGTACATGAAGAAAAgagagtaccgtatttttcggactataagacgcacccaggatttaaaggagaaaaataggggaaaaaaaatttttcaggcaaaaaatggtaaaatatttaatgtatgggagttgtagttttggaacagctgcaaggccacattgacaggtgaccctgcagctgtacggggatgtatagggcgttttttttgtggggccaggtgtactttttagttataccattttgggaaatgtttattgcttagatcacctattatttaattcagaggcaaaacagagagaaaaacccggcggtttagcacttttgattttgacgttcactgtacataaaactattagtagaccgggcattttcagacacagggatacctaatgtatatgtttcacagtaatgttatacttttatatgtattctagggaaaggaggtgaactttaattttttattatatttttttttaagttgtttttttccccactattttattatcccccgcctagggggcttgaacctgcaatcatttgattgcaagtcccatagacggcaatacaagtgtattgccgtctatgggagattctgtacattactatcgcggagtgtcatagaccagccgcgatagtaatatatatctatgacaggcctggaagtcttcattaggctcccggctgtcatcggaacaggtcggctcctgcggcctcgccgtgcaggagccggcctgcatcactaaaggtatggggccggtggggaccggccccggggataACTTtcactgccgggacctgtggaggaggagcggatttacagcatgccaccgctggttttcttcagcggcaggagcgtggcaatctgcagaccccggcagctaagacactccccggcatctgctgtaatagaccggcggatgccggggagtgttttagctgctggggcctgcagattgtcacgctcctgccgctgcaaaAAACCAGCGGTggtagtagcgcggccatgctgcaaatccgctcctcccccccacattcggactataagacgcaccctcattttcctccgaaattttggggaaaaaaaaagtgcgtcttatagtccgaaaaatacggtatatgtgtcTACATAGACTGCACAGTCCCTGCAGAGGATTCCCTCCCACGTCAGCTCAGTAATGAATAGACAAGATCCCTAAATAGCAGAAAAGCAATTAGCTAGGAACCTATAAAGGAGGATTTTTGGTTCCTTCCTAGAGCAGTATAGATCTTCCATGTGTAACATCAGGTTTCCTAGAATTCATGAGCTGTCTACATGCCACTTCTAAGGAGCTTAATCTCATCTAAATACTGGGAGAGGGAATCTTGAAAAGTATGTCCTAATCCAGAGGTCTGCAACCTTTACTAACAGGTTGAGTCACACTGTATGTTAAAATAGAAAAATTCTATGAATGGTATTGCCTAGTCATAAGTGCTCtcacttaaaggggtggttgttcaggattagaaaaacatggctactttcatCTATCAGTGACAaacttgtccatgggttgtgtctagaATTTGTAGCTCGGCGCACACAGAGTAGATAGGTGTGGCACACTGCTTAGAAGCAGCTATCTTTTTCTaatctggacatcccctttaatgaggGGTTATACTTCTATAGAAGAGATTCTAATGACTGATTATTGTTGTATTGCTAGTTATTACACAAAGCATTATTTACTGCCCGTTTTATATAAATTCAAAACAAATAAATCAATTTACACCAATCAATTCCAAGCAAGGGTAAATCTATGACTGCAGTACAATGTATAAGTTTGCACAAGTAATACTTTACCTGTAGCCAAGAGTTGCCCTTGAAGCAGTTTCCAATAATGTAAGCGGGAACTTTAGCCTGATGTCAGGAACCATAGGATTTGGTTTAGTAAAAGGATTACCAAATAGATCAAGATTCTCAAGCACTAACATCTTGAAGCTGTTGGGAACATATGGAAGTTTATTTTTGGTGGCTGATAGGAAGCGCAGTTTACTCAGCTTGCCAATGGCAAAGGGCAACGTAATAAGTTCATTGCCATCAAGCTTCAGACTGACAAGTTCTCTGAGATTGCAGAACTGCAAAGGAAGAGCCTTTAGTTTATTCTCACTCAAGTCCAAAGACTTCAGAGAGTTCTTCAAGGTGGAGTTACACAGTTCTACTTCAAACGTCTCCAGAAAGTTACTGTGTAGGGTCAGCTCCTGGAGGCAAACCAAGTCACCAATGGTTTTTGGCAGTTTCTTGATATGGTTGTTGCTGAGGTCAAGTTTCTGAAGTCTCTTTAAGCATAGCATCCGCATGTCCACTCGTGCCAACTTACAGTAAGAGACCTGAAGATGCTCCAGTGAATAGGGGAAGCTTTTTGTGAGGGGGTAGTCTTTTTTGCAAGTAATAATCATTTTGGCTCTGGGTTTTTCTATTTCAGAGGACTTAGCTGGAGTCAGTCGTGACAGCGGTACAGGACTGGCATCTGTGCCCTTGTGTGCTAAACTTACTGCAGAAATAAAGCTCTTCAAGTTGCAGATATCAGCCTGAAACAAGGGAAATAAAAAAGAGGATATGTATATAAGTGAGGAGtgtcaccaaaaaaaataaaatatctatctatctctaggaGTTGCTTGTCATTAGAACCTTCATTTTTCCTCCAGAAACAGCACATCTCTAGTCAATCTTTGTCTGGTATAGCAGGCTCCCCAATGTAGCCATTtatgagttacaaaaaaaaaaaaaaaaaaaaaaattctattaacGACACCTTTTTTACCCACCAAACAACCCCAACATGATAATTTATTACTTTATGTATACAGAATAGGATTctctagcaaaaaaataaaatacaataaaatacaattttacaaGATGGATTTCCATCAGTTGTCAAAAATTGCTCCCCGAATCAGTAGCAAGCAGTTATAGCTAGTTTCcttcattatacagtatagatTTGGAAAGCTTTATGCTCAGGTAACGTGGCCATGCACATAAGATGAACATTGACCAAATCTGCATATTTCAGCCAGCCCAGGCGACCATCTAACGAGGTTGTCTCAAGTTTTGATTCATGGCAGAGGGTGAAATCACCCCTTTACAGATATCAtagatacagtgcctacaagtagtattcaaccccctgccgatttagcaggtttgataagatgcaaataagttagagccttcaaacaagagcaggatttattaacagatgcataaatcttacaaaccaaaaagttatgttgctcagttaaattttaaacataaaagtgtgggccaattattattcaacccctaggtttaatattttgtggaataacccttgtttacaattacagctaataatcgtcttttataagacctgatcaggccggcacaggtctctggagttatcttggcccactcctccatgcagatcttctccaagttatctaggttctttgggtgtctcatgtggactttaatcttgaactccttccacaagttttcaattgggttaaggtcaggagactgactaggccactgcaacaccttgattttttccctcttgaaccaggccttggttttcttggctgtgtgctttgggtcgttgtcttgttggaagatgaaatgacgacccatcttaagatccttgatggaggagcggaggttcttggccaaaatctccaggtaggccgtgctatccatcttcccatggatgcggaccagatggccaagccccttggctgagaagcagccccaaagcatgatgctgccaccaccatgcttgactgtagggatggtattcttggggtcgtatgcagtgccatccagtctccaaacgtcacgtgtgtggttggcaccaaagatctcgatcttggtctcatcagaccagagaaccttgaaccagtctgtctcagagtcctccaagtgatcatgagcaaactgtagacgggCCTTGACATgatgctttgaaagtaaaggtaccttacgggctcgtctggaacggagaccattgcggtggagtacgttacttatggtattgactgaaaccaatgtccccactgccatgagatcttcccggagctccttccttgttgtccttaggttagccttgactcttcggacaagcctggcctcggcacgggaggaaactttcaaaggctgtccaggccgtggaaggctaacagtagttccataagcctgccacttccggatgatgctcccaacagtggagacaggtaggcccaactccttggtaAGGGtcttgtaccccttgccagccttgtgaccctccacgatcttgtctctgatggccttggaatgctcctttgtctttcccatgttgaccatgtatgagtgctgttcacaagtttggggagggtcttaaatagtcagaaaaggctggaaaaagagataattaatccaaacaagtgaagctcattgttctttgtgcctgaactacttcttaatactttaggggaaccaaaaagAATtgtggtggtttgaggggttgaataataaatgaccctctgaataaacttttcacaatttaaaaaaaaaaaaattaaacaaagaaataacattcttttttgctgcagtgcatttcacacttccaggctgatctacagtccaaatgtcacaatgccaagttaattccgaatgtgtaaacctgctaaatctgcagggggttgaatactacttgtaggcactgtacttGTAAAATATTATAAATACACATGAGACTTTTCCAGCCAAATTAACACCTAACAGTTTTGACATTGCTCAGAAACAGACCAGGTACCATAACACACCTAGTCTCCTCTGGTCGCATACAATTAGCTCCAACCTGCCATTTTGATTTCATATTTATCCTGTGGCAAGATCACGGGAGCCATTTATTTGCCCATTGAGAACCTATGCATGTTTATCAGGAAGCAATAGCTGTCGGTCAAACAAACGTCTATCAGACtgctgtctaatgtgtatgggcagctttatAGCTGGGAGCAGAGACTGGTGGAAGACCTGCGCAGTGCTGCAACAGGAATAGAGGGATTAGgagatgcatatgacttttttaaACCCATTGTGAGCCTGTtatcaatccccccccccccacacacacacacactcactgaacaacccctttaaacaaagcCAGCTACCATAAATGGTTATAAGTGGCTAGTAGATCACTTCTACCACCAAACTGAATTCGTATGCTCTCAGGATGCAACACCATCTAACTAAACAGGACAGCAGAAGAGTTCATCACCCTGAACCCTAGTTTAACCTTTCatgggcattagagatgagcgaacactgttcggatcagccgatccgaacagcacactcccatagaaatgaatggaagcacctatgacgccggccggccgccggcaaagtcagtgtcacaggtgcttccattaatttctatgggagcgtgctgttcggatcggctgatccgaacagtgttcgctcatctctaatgggcatCTTTTAGATGTCCTTGGTAAACAGTAATTGCTGTCTGTCACCACTTGAAAGGCTGTGTATGAAAGTAGAAAAACACTTTCTCCCATgtctatgggttgtgtctggtaatgCAGCTTTTACTTGAATTGGCTTGAGCAGCGTTACTGTTCACATTCCATAGTGGCGCCGATtctaaaagaaagcagccatttttcccTAATTTGATAAAACACGTTAAAGAGTCTGTAAAACATGTTCCTTTGGTACCAGAAATAAGTTTTGAATTAAATTGCACAGAAAAAGAAATTAAATAGATGTGTGTTTTGTACCTTGCTGAGACATATGTCCACCGCTGGCTCCCTAAGACGTATTGTGGCCTTTCCTTCATTTATAAACTTGGAAAACAAATTCTCAATATTCTCTTGTAGCTGTAGGAGAGAGAACAGTTGGGTCATAAGTGTTAGTGTTGAACGATAAACATGATATtacagaatgcaaaaaaaaaataaagatttccGAAGTACATTCACtacaacataaataaataaaaagttgttGAATTACTTACGATGTTTTGATAGCGACAACTATAGATTCCATACCTGATATAAAACCACTGCTGATCACTCAATATCTTTGCTTTGGAGGCCAGAACGTATACAGTACACAGCCGATTCCACTGTTTATCTTCTGCGGCAATTATTTGTTTGGCCATATGACCATGGAGGTCAGAAGTCATTATTACATCAAAACTAGATCAATACTGTTTGCGACAAAGGTCATCTCATAGAATGTAAgatcttgcaagcagggccctcggtcccattgtgtgaattgactactGATTtgtaatgtagcttttttttgtctgtacttgaaccctacaaattgtacagcgctgcagaatatgttggcgcga from Leptodactylus fuscus isolate aLepFus1 chromosome 7, aLepFus1.hap2, whole genome shotgun sequence carries:
- the LRR1 gene encoding leucine-rich repeat protein 1 translates to MKLQCEVEVINRMLPTFGMRNRGRGSRAVLSVGKQEGKGSGQRGPIYLMICTIKDKAGSRYKLQENIENLFSKFINEGKATIRLREPAVDICLSKADICNLKSFISAVSLAHKGTDASPVPLSRLTPAKSSEIEKPRAKMIITCKKDYPLTKSFPYSLEHLQVSYCKLARVDMRMLCLKRLQKLDLSNNHIKKLPKTIGDLVCLQELTLHSNFLETFEVELCNSTLKNSLKSLDLSENKLKALPLQFCNLRELVSLKLDGNELITLPFAIGKLSKLRFLSATKNKLPYVPNSFKMLVLENLDLFGNPFTKPNPMVPDIRLKFPLTLLETASRATLGYRIPYGPQVIPKHLCQDLSVAKTCDCGRPCLSSFIQTIVGMNLHQVSQTVVLVDSMGGTEAPIICYFCSLTCYSLFLDKYLQSTRV